The proteins below come from a single Crossiella sp. CA-258035 genomic window:
- a CDS encoding FtsX-like permease family protein, translated as MFSFAWQTIRARKGGFAAAFLALFGGAVLLTACGVLLQSGLFGGVPAQRYAAAPVVLGGDRAITVERPEKADLSEDLTEQVPLPAALVEQVRRLPGVERAVGEISFPATVVGGDNRVLPGADQGRTLGHGWGSAPLTPFALTSGVAPRSGEVVLDAELAQRAGISAGEQVRIMVDSAPRAYRVSGLATPQGRDRLVRQSAVFFHDDTARTLSGRPDQVSAIGVFGPAPELAKHLPPGVVVHSGLDRGEAENLDGARSRFVLMMVSGSFAGFVLMIVVFVTASTLALVLNQRRRELALLRAIAATPKQVRGLIATETLLVSGVAALLGLAPGVFAAQWLLGMFASIGVVAEDFTLSIGPVPLLATVLLCVGAAQLASLTAARRMLKLKPTAALGEAAVEPAALGRGRLITGWALLGVALAGACSTLFIPGPVAQVPASMSALLAIIGLGLLGPVLTSAATRIAAGLFLRSPRADRYLAAHNSTANSRRLAAAVTPLVLTIGFAVTHFYSGTTLAEATQHQARAATTADYVLTAPQGVPAEVAAAARRVPGVTAATPLAGTEVIAVDKEASEEPLSRSKAYGVDPAQLSGTLGLKAVSGALTELRGDTVALSESESSWLGKAVGDRVELYLGDRTVVTPKVVAVFADNLGYGDVLLPQDVLLPHTTDRLADSVLVAAKDPSVHKGLSELAATYPGLQVQDRAQLTVATDAQQEANLWLNRVLLGVILLYVALSVVNSLVTSTLDRAGEVGLLRLLGGTRRQVRRMFRAESALVVSIAVLIGSAVPVLPLTLLSLNLTGSPIPAGPPLVYVGILAATVLIGLCSIRLPARRLTRRA; from the coding sequence GTGTTCTCCTTTGCCTGGCAGACGATCCGGGCCCGCAAGGGCGGGTTCGCCGCGGCCTTCCTTGCGCTGTTCGGCGGCGCGGTGCTGCTCACCGCCTGCGGGGTGCTGTTGCAGTCCGGGCTCTTCGGCGGGGTCCCGGCGCAGCGCTACGCGGCCGCGCCGGTGGTGCTCGGCGGCGACCGCGCGATCACCGTGGAACGACCGGAGAAAGCGGACCTGAGCGAGGATCTGACCGAGCAGGTGCCGCTGCCCGCCGCGCTGGTGGAGCAGGTGCGCCGGCTGCCAGGGGTGGAACGCGCGGTCGGCGAGATCAGCTTCCCGGCCACCGTGGTGGGCGGGGACAACCGGGTGCTGCCCGGCGCGGACCAGGGCCGCACCCTGGGTCACGGCTGGGGCAGCGCGCCGCTGACCCCGTTCGCGCTGACTTCCGGCGTCGCGCCCCGCTCCGGTGAAGTGGTCCTCGACGCCGAGCTGGCCCAGCGGGCCGGGATCTCGGCAGGTGAGCAGGTGCGGATCATGGTGGACTCGGCCCCGCGCGCCTACCGGGTCAGCGGCCTCGCTACGCCGCAGGGCCGGGACCGGCTGGTGCGCCAGTCCGCGGTGTTCTTCCACGACGACACCGCGCGCACCCTCTCCGGCAGGCCGGACCAGGTCTCCGCGATCGGCGTCTTCGGCCCGGCACCGGAGCTGGCCAAACACCTGCCGCCCGGCGTGGTCGTCCACAGTGGACTCGACCGGGGCGAGGCGGAGAACCTGGACGGCGCGCGGTCGAGGTTCGTGCTGATGATGGTCTCCGGCTCCTTCGCCGGTTTCGTGCTGATGATCGTGGTCTTCGTGACCGCGAGCACGCTGGCCCTGGTGCTCAACCAGCGCCGCCGGGAGCTGGCCCTGCTGCGCGCCATCGCGGCCACCCCGAAGCAGGTGCGCGGGCTCATCGCCACGGAGACCCTGCTGGTGTCCGGGGTCGCCGCGCTGCTCGGCCTGGCCCCTGGCGTGTTCGCCGCGCAGTGGCTGCTGGGCATGTTCGCCTCGATCGGGGTGGTGGCCGAGGACTTCACCCTGTCCATCGGCCCGGTCCCGTTGCTGGCCACCGTGCTGCTGTGCGTGGGCGCGGCCCAGCTGGCCAGCCTGACCGCGGCCCGGCGGATGCTCAAGCTCAAGCCCACCGCCGCGCTGGGCGAGGCCGCGGTGGAACCGGCGGCGCTGGGCCGCGGCCGGTTGATCACCGGCTGGGCGCTGCTGGGCGTGGCACTGGCCGGGGCCTGCTCGACGCTGTTCATCCCCGGTCCGGTGGCGCAGGTCCCGGCCAGCATGTCCGCGCTGCTGGCCATCATCGGGCTCGGCCTGCTCGGCCCGGTGCTCACCTCGGCCGCGACCCGGATCGCCGCGGGGCTGTTCCTGCGCTCCCCCAGGGCCGACCGGTACCTGGCCGCGCACAACAGCACCGCGAACTCCCGCCGCCTGGCCGCCGCGGTGACCCCGCTGGTGCTGACCATCGGCTTCGCGGTCACCCACTTCTACAGCGGCACCACCCTGGCCGAGGCCACCCAGCACCAGGCCCGCGCGGCCACCACCGCCGACTACGTGCTCACCGCGCCGCAGGGCGTGCCGGCCGAGGTGGCCGCGGCGGCACGGCGGGTGCCGGGGGTCACCGCCGCCACCCCGCTGGCAGGCACCGAGGTGATCGCGGTGGACAAGGAGGCCAGCGAGGAACCGCTGTCCCGGTCCAAGGCCTACGGCGTGGACCCGGCGCAGCTGTCCGGCACCCTGGGGCTGAAGGCGGTCAGCGGCGCGCTGACCGAGCTGCGCGGGGACACCGTGGCGCTGAGCGAGTCCGAGTCCTCCTGGCTGGGCAAGGCGGTCGGCGACCGGGTGGAGCTGTACCTGGGCGACCGCACCGTGGTCACGCCGAAGGTGGTGGCGGTCTTCGCGGACAACCTGGGCTACGGCGATGTGCTGCTGCCGCAGGACGTGCTGCTGCCGCACACCACCGACCGGCTGGCCGACTCGGTACTGGTCGCGGCCAAGGACCCGTCCGTCCACAAGGGACTGTCCGAACTGGCCGCCACCTACCCCGGTCTCCAGGTGCAGGACCGCGCGCAGCTGACCGTGGCCACCGACGCGCAGCAGGAGGCCAACCTGTGGCTGAACCGGGTGCTGCTCGGCGTGATCCTGCTCTACGTGGCGCTCTCGGTGGTCAACAGCCTGGTCACCTCCACCCTGGACCGGGCGGGCGAGGTCGGCCTGCTCCGGCTGCTCGGCGGCACCCGCCGCCAGGTGCGGCGGATGTTCCGCGCCGAGTCCGCGCTGGTGGTCTCGATCGCGGTGCTGATCGGCTCCGCGGTCCCGGTGCTGCCGCTGACCCTGCTCAGCCTCAACCTCACCGGCTCCCCGATCCCGGCCGGGCCACCGCTGGTGTACGTGGGCATCCTGGCCGCGACCGTCCTCATTGGACTGTGCTCGATCCGGCTGCCCGCGCGCAGGCTCACCCGGCGCGCTTAG
- a CDS encoding creatininase family protein, protein MSRHRLGELTTEEAQAAVLASPVVLLPAGAFEQHGPGLPLATDLIRAEHVAELVAAKLAGRALIGPSLPVGVSPHHLAFTGTISLSTTTFATLVREYCESLYRHGWRRILVITGHGGNNAALGTVAQDFLATHPDLQFAWTPLTALAGAVVAEMDVSEVHGHSGEAETAQMLHLAPELVRTDLLIPGTVSLDELTPLARLSRKDGHPKLALRYDRLSPNGVLGDPRRATARHGESIVDTVVDRIVGYLDDWLAT, encoded by the coding sequence GTGAGCAGGCACCGCCTCGGTGAGCTGACCACCGAAGAAGCCCAGGCCGCGGTGCTGGCCAGCCCGGTAGTCCTGCTGCCGGCCGGTGCCTTCGAGCAGCACGGACCCGGCCTGCCGCTGGCCACCGACCTCATCCGAGCCGAGCACGTCGCCGAACTGGTCGCGGCCAAGCTGGCCGGGCGGGCACTGATCGGACCCTCGCTCCCGGTCGGGGTCTCCCCGCACCACCTGGCCTTCACCGGCACCATCTCGTTGTCCACCACCACCTTCGCCACCCTGGTGCGGGAGTACTGCGAGAGCCTGTACCGGCACGGCTGGCGGCGGATCCTGGTGATCACCGGGCACGGCGGCAACAACGCCGCGCTGGGCACGGTCGCCCAGGACTTCCTGGCCACCCATCCCGACCTCCAGTTCGCCTGGACCCCGCTGACCGCGCTGGCCGGCGCGGTGGTGGCGGAGATGGACGTCAGCGAGGTGCACGGGCACAGCGGCGAGGCCGAGACCGCGCAGATGCTCCACCTCGCCCCCGAACTGGTGCGCACCGACCTGCTGATCCCCGGCACGGTCAGTCTCGACGAGCTGACCCCGCTGGCCCGGCTGTCCCGCAAGGACGGTCACCCGAAACTCGCACTGCGCTATGACCGGCTCAGCCCCAACGGGGTGCTGGGCGATCCGCGACGCGCCACCGCGCGGCACGGCGAGTCCATTGTGGACACTGTGGTGGACCGGATCGTCGGTTACCTCGACGACTGGCTCGCCACCTGA
- a CDS encoding response regulator transcription factor, with product MRIMIAEDDALLREGLTLLLRSEGLDVVTAVEHPEQLLAAIDADTPDVAVVDVRLPPTFTDEGLRAAVEARRRHPELAVLVLSAYVEDSYAGELLASPGGGVGYLLKERVGKVADFLDALNRVAAGGTALDPEVVSQLLVRRRADDPIRSLTAREREVLALMAEGHSNTTIGEMLVISAGAVHKHIGNIFTKLDLPSTDGAGHRRVQAVLAYLRA from the coding sequence GTGCGGATCATGATCGCCGAGGACGACGCCCTGCTCCGCGAGGGCCTGACCCTGTTGCTGCGCAGCGAGGGCCTGGACGTGGTCACCGCGGTCGAGCACCCAGAGCAGTTGCTGGCCGCGATCGACGCGGACACCCCGGACGTGGCCGTGGTCGACGTCCGGCTGCCGCCGACCTTCACCGACGAGGGCCTGCGCGCCGCGGTGGAGGCCCGCCGCAGGCACCCGGAGCTGGCCGTGCTGGTGCTCTCCGCGTACGTGGAGGACAGCTACGCCGGCGAGCTGCTGGCCAGCCCCGGCGGCGGGGTCGGCTACCTGCTCAAGGAACGCGTCGGCAAGGTCGCCGACTTCCTGGACGCGCTGAACCGGGTCGCCGCCGGCGGCACCGCGCTGGACCCGGAGGTGGTCTCCCAGCTGCTGGTCCGCCGCCGGGCCGACGACCCGATCCGCTCGCTGACCGCCCGCGAGCGCGAGGTGCTGGCGCTGATGGCCGAGGGCCACTCCAACACCACCATCGGCGAGATGCTGGTGATCAGCGCGGGCGCGGTGCACAAGCACATCGGCAACATCTTCACCAAGCTCGACCTGCCCAGCACCGACGGCGCGGGCCACCGCAGGGTGCAGGCCGTGCTGGCCTACCTGCGCGCATGA
- a CDS encoding sensor histidine kinase, translating to MRPELLRAGRAILGLALGFATALASLMVLFGLLICVMLVFTLPLLPLVVRVQRWLVAVDRRRVAARTGKPVEERYAEVSGHLLHQVVTVLTDPATRRDLRWLLVHAPAGMLLGILGFAVPVSVPQNLVVPMVWWLVPGGLDSSYGIHVDSWPAAGLSVLSALAAALVSWWLPPRLADWEAGWASRLLSPGRASLAQRVAELTATRAAALEAHGAELRRIERDLHDGTQNRLVAVVMHLGIVERALRRDPPTALASVLTAQNAATDALIELREVVRSIYPPVLADRGLDGAVDAVVARCPIPATLTVTGLRRLPAAVEAAAYFVIAEALTNVAKHSGAEHAEVSLAVQGDHLVIEVRDDGHGGAEEANGTGLTGIRRRVAAFDGQTTLSSPEGGPTVLGVRLPTGT from the coding sequence ATGCGACCGGAGCTGCTGCGGGCAGGGCGGGCGATCCTTGGCTTGGCCCTCGGGTTCGCCACCGCGCTGGCCAGCCTGATGGTCCTGTTTGGACTGTTGATCTGCGTCATGCTGGTGTTCACCCTGCCGCTGCTGCCGCTGGTGGTGCGGGTGCAGCGCTGGCTGGTCGCGGTGGACCGCCGCCGGGTGGCCGCGCGCACCGGCAAGCCGGTGGAGGAGCGCTACGCCGAGGTCTCCGGCCACCTGCTGCACCAGGTCGTCACCGTGCTCACCGACCCGGCCACCCGCAGGGACCTGCGCTGGCTGCTGGTGCACGCCCCGGCAGGGATGCTGCTGGGCATACTCGGCTTCGCGGTGCCGGTCTCGGTGCCGCAGAACCTGGTGGTGCCGATGGTCTGGTGGCTGGTGCCCGGCGGGCTGGACAGCTCCTACGGCATCCACGTCGACTCCTGGCCCGCCGCGGGCCTGTCCGTGCTCAGCGCGCTGGCCGCCGCGCTGGTGTCCTGGTGGCTGCCGCCGAGGCTGGCCGACTGGGAGGCGGGCTGGGCGAGCAGGCTGCTCTCGCCGGGCCGGGCCAGCCTGGCGCAGCGGGTCGCCGAGCTGACCGCGACCAGGGCCGCCGCGCTGGAGGCGCACGGCGCCGAGCTGCGCCGGATCGAACGCGACCTGCACGACGGCACGCAGAACCGGCTGGTCGCGGTGGTCATGCACCTGGGCATCGTGGAGCGCGCGCTGCGCCGCGACCCGCCGACCGCGCTGGCCTCGGTGCTCACCGCGCAGAACGCGGCCACCGACGCGCTCATCGAGCTGCGCGAGGTGGTGCGCAGCATCTACCCGCCGGTGCTGGCCGACCGCGGCCTGGACGGCGCGGTGGACGCGGTGGTCGCCCGCTGCCCGATCCCGGCCACCCTCACCGTCACCGGCCTGCGCCGGCTGCCCGCAGCGGTGGAGGCGGCGGCCTACTTCGTCATCGCCGAGGCGCTGACCAACGTGGCCAAGCACAGCGGGGCCGAACACGCGGAGGTTTCCCTTGCCGTGCAAGGAGACCACCTGGTGATCGAGGTCCGCGACGACGGCCACGGCGGGGCCGAGGAGGCCAACGGCACCGGGCTGACCGGCATCCGCCGCCGGGTCGCCGCCTTCGACGGCCAGACCACCCTGTCCAGTCCCGAGGGCGGCCCCACCGTGCTCGGCGTGCGCCTGCCGACCGGAACCTGA
- a CDS encoding AAA family ATPase, which produces MARAERPLDEGEGPLLSLAADLRKLRREAGSPAYRELARRAHFAAGTLSEAAGGRKLPSLEVTLAYVRACDGDPEQWRERWFAVAAELHGDPANPPPAEAPYVGLAAFGTADADRFFGREELLAELTERVAGHRCVVLTGPSGSGKSSLLRAGLLHQAKGSPTLLLTPGPRPVQELAVRLADFAGLGAVELARALAEPEALHLTVLQALADREGDLLLVVDQFEEVFTLRADPAERDRFLELLLTAARAVNSRVRIVLGVRADFYAHCAALPGLVEVLRTAQVLLGPMSTEQLRAVITQPALRAGCRVEPDLVTQILLEASGEAAVLPLVSHALRETWARRKGTMLTLAGYQATGGISQAIARTAEAVYAELTAGQQDWARRLFVRLVALGEGTEDTGRRLDRAELEPAEPVVLERLAAARLISLEQDGVRIGHEALIRNWQRLRQWLAEDREALRRHRQLTEATALWESLDHDPGALYRGARLAMAADLPPESLTGREREFLRLSRTAARRRRRFGRALVAVLTVLLLVSGSATVYAVRAENAMARQRDAALAHKVAGAAVALHASSPEQAAKLAIAAHRLSPSAETADSLRSALAVPLAGHTDAVTGTVFSADGRRLATSAYDRTVRLWDLTDPLRPKKTGTLTGHTGPVLALALSPDGRTLASAGADRTIRLWDPADPQRPPTVLSGHTGSVVSLAFSPDGRALASGGYDHTVRVWELATGAASTLTAHTLNVKRVVFSPDGRTLASAGDDRTVRLWRLDDPRQPVERAVLTGHTDFVVSLAFSPDGRTLASGGDDRTIRLWDPADPARAPVELPGHTNVVAALAFSPDGRTLASGGYDQTVRLWAGGRSLATLSGHTSAVFALAFAPDGHTLATGSHDRTAQLWETDLALAETRACAQPALSAADWAQHFPEVGYRVPC; this is translated from the coding sequence GTGGCGCGCGCGGAACGACCGCTGGACGAGGGCGAAGGGCCGCTGCTGAGCCTGGCCGCTGACCTGCGAAAACTGCGCCGCGAAGCGGGCAGTCCGGCCTACCGCGAGCTGGCCCGTCGCGCGCACTTCGCCGCGGGCACGCTCTCCGAGGCCGCCGGTGGCCGCAAGCTGCCCAGCCTCGAGGTGACCCTGGCCTACGTGCGGGCCTGCGACGGCGACCCCGAGCAGTGGCGGGAGCGCTGGTTCGCGGTGGCCGCCGAGCTGCACGGCGACCCGGCGAACCCACCGCCTGCCGAGGCGCCCTACGTGGGGCTGGCCGCCTTCGGCACCGCGGACGCCGACCGGTTCTTCGGTCGCGAGGAGCTGCTGGCCGAGCTGACCGAGCGGGTCGCCGGGCACCGCTGCGTGGTGCTCACCGGGCCCTCCGGCTCCGGCAAGTCCTCGCTGCTGCGCGCCGGTCTGCTGCACCAGGCCAAGGGCTCGCCGACGCTGCTGCTCACCCCAGGCCCGCGGCCGGTGCAGGAGCTCGCGGTCCGGCTGGCCGACTTCGCCGGGCTGGGCGCGGTCGAGCTGGCCCGCGCGCTGGCCGAGCCGGAGGCGCTGCACCTGACCGTGTTGCAGGCCCTGGCCGACCGGGAGGGTGACCTGCTGCTGGTGGTGGACCAGTTCGAGGAGGTCTTCACCCTCCGCGCCGACCCGGCCGAGCGGGACCGGTTCCTGGAGCTGCTGCTGACCGCGGCGCGCGCGGTGAACAGCCGGGTGCGGATCGTGCTGGGCGTGCGGGCCGACTTCTACGCGCACTGCGCGGCGCTGCCTGGGCTGGTGGAGGTGCTGCGCACGGCGCAGGTGCTGCTCGGGCCGATGAGCACCGAGCAGCTGCGCGCGGTGATCACCCAGCCCGCGCTGCGGGCAGGCTGCCGGGTGGAACCGGACCTGGTCACCCAGATCCTGCTGGAAGCCAGTGGCGAGGCCGCTGTGCTGCCGCTGGTCTCGCACGCGCTGCGGGAAACCTGGGCGCGGCGCAAGGGCACCATGCTCACCCTGGCCGGATACCAGGCCACCGGCGGGATCAGCCAGGCCATCGCGCGCACCGCCGAGGCGGTCTACGCCGAGCTGACCGCCGGGCAGCAGGACTGGGCGCGGCGGCTGTTCGTCCGGCTGGTCGCGCTGGGCGAGGGCACCGAGGACACCGGCCGCCGCCTGGACCGGGCCGAGCTGGAACCCGCCGAGCCGGTGGTGCTGGAACGGCTGGCCGCGGCCCGGCTGATCAGCCTGGAGCAGGACGGCGTGCGGATCGGCCACGAGGCGCTGATCCGCAACTGGCAGCGGCTGCGGCAGTGGCTGGCCGAGGACCGGGAAGCCCTGCGCAGGCACCGCCAGCTCACCGAGGCCACCGCGCTCTGGGAGTCCCTGGACCACGACCCCGGCGCGCTCTACCGCGGCGCCCGGCTGGCCATGGCCGCCGACCTGCCACCGGAGTCGCTGACCGGCCGCGAGCGCGAGTTCCTGCGGCTGAGCCGGACCGCGGCCCGTCGCCGGCGACGGTTCGGGCGGGCGCTGGTGGCCGTGCTGACGGTGCTGCTGCTGGTCAGTGGCAGTGCCACGGTGTACGCGGTGCGGGCGGAGAACGCGATGGCCCGGCAGCGGGACGCGGCACTGGCGCACAAGGTCGCCGGCGCGGCCGTCGCCCTGCACGCGAGCAGCCCGGAACAGGCGGCCAAGCTGGCCATCGCCGCGCACCGGCTCTCGCCCTCGGCGGAGACCGCGGACAGCCTGCGCAGCGCGCTGGCCGTGCCGCTGGCCGGGCACACCGACGCGGTGACCGGCACGGTGTTCAGCGCCGACGGCCGCAGGCTGGCCACCTCGGCCTACGACCGGACCGTGCGGCTGTGGGACCTGACGGACCCGTTGCGGCCCAAGAAGACCGGCACGCTCACCGGGCACACCGGGCCGGTCCTCGCGCTGGCGCTGAGCCCCGACGGCCGCACCCTGGCCTCCGCGGGGGCCGACCGGACGATCCGGCTGTGGGACCCGGCCGACCCGCAACGCCCGCCGACCGTCCTGAGTGGACACACGGGTTCGGTGGTGTCGCTGGCGTTCAGCCCGGACGGCCGCGCCCTGGCCTCGGGCGGCTACGACCACACCGTCCGGGTGTGGGAGCTGGCCACCGGCGCGGCGAGCACGCTGACCGCGCACACCCTCAACGTCAAGCGGGTGGTGTTCAGCCCGGACGGCCGGACGCTGGCCTCCGCCGGTGACGACCGGACCGTCCGGCTGTGGCGGCTGGACGATCCCCGGCAGCCGGTGGAGCGGGCGGTGCTGACCGGGCACACCGACTTCGTGGTGTCGCTGGCCTTCAGCCCGGACGGCCGCACCCTCGCTTCCGGCGGCGACGACCGCACCATCCGGCTGTGGGACCCGGCCGACCCGGCCCGCGCGCCCGTGGAGTTGCCGGGGCACACCAACGTGGTCGCCGCCCTGGCGTTCAGCCCGGACGGGCGAACCCTGGCCTCCGGCGGCTACGACCAGACCGTGCGGCTGTGGGCCGGCGGCCGGTCGCTGGCCACCCTGTCCGGGCACACCAGCGCGGTGTTCGCGCTCGCCTTCGCCCCGGACGGCCACACCCTGGCCACCGGCAGCCACGACCGCACCGCGCAGCTGTGGGAGACCGACCTGGCGCTGGCCGAGACCCGCGCCTGTGCCCAGCCCGCGCTCTCGGCCGCGGACTGGGCACAGCACTTCCCGGAGGTCGGCTACCGGGTGCCCTGCTAA
- a CDS encoding ABC transporter ATP-binding protein, which produces MTAVRLDSVTKVYGSGDNTTTALRGVSRAIPRGRFTAVMGPSGSGKSTFLQCAAGLDTPTSGSVRLGETELTGLTETKLTELRRERIGFIFQGYNLVPSLSVTDNITLPLRFAGRGADVGWLNEIVRRVGLDGLLHRRPGQLSGGQQQRVAVARALVARPEVVFADEPTGALDSRTGAEVLRLLRQLVDELGQTVVMVTHDPVAAAHAHSVLFLADGRFVDELHGPDADQVAKRMTHLGEW; this is translated from the coding sequence ATGACAGCAGTACGACTGGACTCGGTCACCAAGGTCTACGGCAGCGGTGACAACACGACCACGGCGCTGCGCGGGGTGAGCAGGGCCATCCCGCGAGGCCGGTTCACCGCCGTGATGGGGCCGTCCGGTTCGGGCAAGAGCACCTTCCTGCAGTGCGCCGCCGGGCTCGACACGCCCACCTCCGGCTCGGTGCGGCTCGGCGAGACCGAGCTGACCGGGCTGACGGAGACGAAGCTGACCGAGCTGCGCCGCGAGCGGATCGGGTTCATCTTCCAGGGCTACAACCTGGTGCCCTCGCTCAGCGTCACCGACAACATCACCCTGCCGCTGCGCTTCGCCGGGCGCGGCGCGGATGTGGGCTGGCTCAACGAGATCGTGCGCCGGGTCGGCCTGGACGGGCTGCTGCACCGGCGGCCGGGCCAGCTCTCCGGCGGGCAGCAGCAGCGGGTCGCGGTGGCCCGCGCGCTGGTGGCCAGGCCGGAGGTGGTCTTCGCCGACGAGCCCACCGGCGCGCTGGACTCGCGCACCGGCGCGGAGGTGCTGCGGCTGCTGCGGCAGCTGGTGGACGAGCTGGGCCAGACCGTGGTGATGGTCACCCACGACCCGGTGGCCGCCGCGCACGCGCACAGCGTGCTGTTCCTGGCCGACGGCCGGTTCGTGGACGAGCTGCACGGACCGGACGCCGACCAGGTGGCCAAGCGGATGACCCACCTCGGGGAGTGGTGA
- a CDS encoding lactate 2-monooxygenase, with protein MAGQYGAYQNEIYLQGLADQRPPMSTDPTTLEAMAKGLMDPGPFGYVAGGAGSGATVRANRAAFDHWRLVPRMLREATQRDLTTTVLGQQLPAPVLLAPIGVQAIVHPDAESATARAAAELGLPMILSTASSSTIEEVAEASGEGPRWYQLYWPNDDEVCASILRRAKAAGYTALVVTLDTWTLAWRPTDLDQAYLPFLRGIGTAVPFSDPAFRAGLAKTPEEDPQMAILRWVGLFTGQDKSWDRLSFLREHWDGPIVLKGIQHVEDARRAADAGIEGIVVSNHGGRQVDGAVASLDALPGIAEAVGDRLDVLFDSGVRTGADVLKALALGAKAVLLGRPWVYGLAHSGEAGVRHVLRSILADTELTLGLAGHRTPGELDRDALAEVTR; from the coding sequence ATGGCTGGTCAGTACGGTGCCTACCAGAACGAGATCTACCTGCAGGGCCTCGCCGACCAGCGACCGCCGATGAGCACCGACCCCACCACCCTGGAGGCGATGGCCAAGGGGCTGATGGACCCGGGCCCGTTCGGCTACGTCGCCGGCGGCGCGGGTTCCGGGGCCACCGTGCGGGCCAACCGGGCCGCCTTCGACCACTGGCGGCTGGTGCCCCGGATGCTGCGCGAGGCCACCCAGCGCGACCTCACCACCACCGTGCTCGGTCAGCAGCTCCCCGCCCCGGTGCTGCTCGCGCCGATCGGCGTGCAGGCGATCGTGCACCCCGACGCCGAGTCCGCCACCGCCCGCGCGGCCGCGGAGCTGGGGCTGCCGATGATCCTGTCCACCGCCTCCTCCAGCACCATCGAGGAGGTGGCCGAGGCCAGCGGCGAGGGGCCGCGCTGGTACCAGCTGTACTGGCCCAACGACGACGAGGTGTGCGCCAGCATCCTGCGCCGGGCCAAGGCCGCCGGGTACACCGCGCTGGTGGTCACCCTGGACACCTGGACCCTCGCCTGGCGACCCACCGACCTGGACCAGGCCTACCTGCCGTTCCTGCGCGGCATCGGCACCGCGGTCCCGTTCTCCGACCCCGCCTTCCGCGCCGGGCTGGCGAAGACCCCCGAAGAGGACCCGCAGATGGCGATCCTGCGCTGGGTCGGGCTGTTCACCGGGCAGGACAAGAGCTGGGACCGGCTCTCCTTCCTGCGCGAGCACTGGGACGGGCCGATCGTGCTCAAGGGCATCCAGCACGTGGAGGACGCGCGACGGGCCGCGGACGCCGGGATCGAGGGCATCGTGGTGTCCAACCACGGCGGCCGCCAGGTCGACGGCGCGGTCGCCTCCCTGGACGCGCTGCCCGGCATCGCCGAGGCCGTCGGCGACCGCCTGGACGTGCTGTTCGACTCGGGCGTGCGCACCGGCGCGGACGTGCTCAAGGCGCTGGCGCTGGGCGCGAAGGCGGTGCTGCTCGGGCGGCCCTGGGTGTACGGGCTCGCGCACAGCGGCGAGGCCGGGGTGCGGCACGTGCTGCGCTCGATCCTGGCCGACACCGAGCTCACCCTCGGCCTGGCCGGGCACCGCACCCCCGGCGAGCTGGACCGGGACGCGCTCGCCGAGGTGACCCGGTGA
- a CDS encoding FCD domain-containing protein, producing MTRREQTLSERLAEDIVEIIRSERLVPGEALASSRDLARRLDVTTPTVREALRRLEATGVVELRHGSGTYVGPGLDRRLLANPHRPPVDRDSILELVDARLVLEPAIAAEAARARVPEALAALEVAADNALHPPDGDVRPALHFHVALAAVTGNGLLREMVDALLQMRAREQIEIRHRYHDRDRDHAEHREIVAAVRDGEADRAERLVREHLHSIRAAVAAEHA from the coding sequence ATGACGCGACGTGAGCAGACGCTGTCCGAGCGGCTGGCCGAGGACATCGTCGAGATCATTCGCAGCGAGCGACTGGTCCCCGGCGAGGCACTGGCCTCCTCCAGGGACCTGGCGCGGCGGCTCGACGTCACCACCCCCACCGTGCGCGAGGCGCTGCGCCGCCTGGAGGCCACCGGCGTGGTCGAGCTGCGGCACGGCTCGGGCACCTACGTCGGCCCCGGCCTGGACCGCAGGCTGCTGGCCAACCCGCACCGCCCGCCGGTGGACCGGGACTCCATCCTGGAACTGGTGGACGCCCGCCTGGTGCTCGAACCCGCGATCGCCGCCGAGGCCGCCCGCGCCAGGGTGCCCGAGGCGCTGGCCGCGCTGGAGGTGGCCGCGGACAACGCGTTGCACCCGCCGGATGGCGATGTCCGGCCCGCGCTGCACTTCCACGTGGCACTGGCCGCGGTCACCGGCAACGGGTTGCTGCGGGAGATGGTGGACGCGCTGCTGCAGATGCGCGCCAGGGAGCAGATCGAGATCCGGCACCGCTACCACGACCGCGACCGGGACCACGCCGAGCACCGCGAGATCGTCGCCGCGGTCCGGGACGGGGAGGCCGACCGCGCCGAACGACTCGTGCGCGAGCACCTGCACTCGATCAGGGCCGCCGTGGCCGCGGAGCACGCGTGA